GACCGCCGGATCGAGATCCTCGACGTCGTCGAGCAGGAGTCCGGCGACCGCCCCGAGATGACGGAGGCGTCGATCATCGCCGCGGGTGGCCGGGGCCTCGGCGATGCGGAGGGCTTCCAGTTGATCGAGCGGCTCGCCGACACGCTCGGTGGGGCCGTCGGAGCATCGCGCGCCGCCACGGACGCCGGGTGGTACCCGCACCAGCACCAGATCGGCCAGACGGGCAAGACGGTCGCGCCGCAGTTGTACATCGGTTCGGGCATCTCCGGTGCCATCCAGCACCGTGCCGGCATGCAGACGTCCCAGCTGATCGCGGCGATCAACACCGATCCGGACGCGCCGATCTTCTCGATCGCGGACTTCGGCGTGGTGGGTGACCTGCACAAGGTCGTGCCCGCGTTGATCGACGAGATCGAGCGCCGTTCGGAATGATCCCGTGACATCGGGCGTCCGTGTGCGTCCCGTGCGGGTCGACGAGCACGAACGGGTCGCACGGCTGACGCTCGCCGCGTACGACGCGCTGGGCGTCCCGCACGGCCACTACCGGGCCGCGCTGGCTGACGTCGCCGGGCGCGCCGCACACGCGCCGGTGCTGGTCGGCGTGCGCGGCCCCGAGGTGGTCGGCGCCGTCACCTATGTGCCGGGTCGCGACAACAGGTTCGCCGAGTTCGACGATCCCGACGCCGCCGGCATCCGCATGCTCGCGGTCGATCCCGCCGCGCAACGCCGCGGCGCCGGCGCCGCGCTGGTCGCGGCGTGCGTGGACCGTGCCGTCGCGGCCGGACGTGGGCGGATCGTCCTGCACACGACCGACGAGATGGTCACCGCGCGACGGTTGTACGACCGGATGGGGTTCCGCCGGGCGCCGGATCGCGACTGGTGGCCCGAGCCCCACATCGCGCTGCTGGGATACGTGCTGGACCTCGACGTGCACCGGTCGCCCGCCGGGGCGTAGCGTGGGGTCATGATCTACCTCGACCACGCCGCGACGACGCCACTTGCCCCCGCGGTGCTGGCCGCGATGCTGCCCGCGTTCGAGCACGGCTACGGCAATCCCTCGTCGATCCACCGCACCGGTCGGGACGCCCGCGCCCGCGTCGAGCGGGCGCGCGAACAGGTCGCGGTCGCGCTCCGCGTGCACCCGCTCGACGTGCTGTTCACCTCGGGCGGGACCGAGGCGGACAATCAAGCGCTCAAAGGCATCGCCTGGGCGGCGCGCGACGCCGGGCGGGGCAACCACATCGTGACGACCGCGATCGAGCACCACGCCGTGC
This region of Euzebyales bacterium genomic DNA includes:
- a CDS encoding GNAT family N-acetyltransferase, with product MTSGVRVRPVRVDEHERVARLTLAAYDALGVPHGHYRAALADVAGRAAHAPVLVGVRGPEVVGAVTYVPGRDNRFAEFDDPDAAGIRMLAVDPAAQRRGAGAALVAACVDRAVAAGRGRIVLHTTDEMVTARRLYDRMGFRRAPDRDWWPEPHIALLGYVLDLDVHRSPAGA